A window of uncultured Litoreibacter sp. contains these coding sequences:
- a CDS encoding shikimate dehydrogenase, which translates to MTLRAGLIGSHISRTRLPAALEIMCDAHGLSLAFELIDTAELAAFDFDATVHGLTNRGWNGVTVTHPYKTNAARYAEDGMHPDVAHLGACNTLIFGDYLIGYNTDYTGFMAAFVRVEDRGPVVMVGAGGVARSIGSALVALGVKDLAIYDTDTLRAKDLAFSIGPPARAIPVSALHDTVRTASGLVNATPVGMVEYPGSAFDPTLIGGQVWAFDAVYTPTDTAFLNASQAAGLECVTGFDLFRHMAIRSFAAYTGFAVDADDILPKLEALRP; encoded by the coding sequence GTGACGTTGCGGGCAGGGCTAATCGGATCGCATATCTCGCGCACGCGGTTGCCGGCGGCGTTGGAGATCATGTGCGACGCGCATGGCCTGTCGCTCGCATTTGAGTTGATTGATACCGCCGAGCTGGCCGCATTTGACTTTGACGCCACGGTGCACGGGTTGACCAATCGCGGGTGGAACGGCGTGACGGTGACGCATCCCTACAAGACCAATGCCGCACGCTATGCGGAGGACGGCATGCACCCGGATGTTGCGCATTTGGGGGCGTGTAACACGTTGATCTTTGGCGATTACCTGATCGGCTACAACACGGATTACACCGGGTTTATGGCGGCGTTTGTGCGGGTCGAAGACCGTGGGCCGGTTGTGATGGTGGGGGCGGGCGGCGTGGCGCGCTCTATTGGCTCGGCTTTGGTAGCGCTGGGCGTCAAGGATCTGGCGATTTACGACACGGATACGCTGCGGGCGAAGGACCTCGCTTTCAGCATCGGCCCACCCGCCCGCGCCATCCCGGTGTCAGCGCTGCATGATACCGTGCGCACAGCGTCGGGTTTGGTCAACGCAACGCCGGTGGGCATGGTGGAATATCCCGGCTCCGCCTTTGATCCAACGCTGATTGGCGGGCAGGTCTGGGCGTTTGACGCGGTCTACACCCCCACGGATACAGCCTTTCTGAACGCGTCGCAGGCGGCGGGGCTGGAATGTGTCACGGGCTTCGATCTGTTCCGCCATATGGCGATCCGCTCCTTCGCGGCCTACACTGGCTTTGCCGTAGACGCAGATGATATTTTGCCCAAGCTGGAGGCGCTCAGGCCATGA
- a CDS encoding phytanoyl-CoA dioxygenase family protein, with amino-acid sequence MTLETLTRDQKAFYEENGYLVLENRIPEVTLQDIRDEIAKYQEQARGMTAPNAEIDLEDSHTRDDPRIRRIKLPHTHIKVMRDLMYSDHVLAPARDLIGPALRLHTTKLNMKMGGYGAAVEWHQDFAFYPHTNDDVLAIAVIIDDMASENGPLMVFPGSHKHPINNHHVDGVFAGAMDLEACGYDIKDAVELTGPAGSISIHHGRIVHGSALNVSDRDRRLLFYEMMAADAFPIMGSMTKWNGIEDYNTRLLCGDPVLEPRVASIGARIPAPLPTEEFTIYEVQKQLKNRSFGVVE; translated from the coding sequence ATGACGTTGGAAACCCTCACCCGCGACCAGAAGGCGTTCTATGAGGAGAACGGGTATCTGGTGCTGGAAAACCGCATACCAGAGGTCACGCTGCAAGATATCCGTGACGAGATCGCCAAATATCAGGAGCAGGCGCGGGGGATGACGGCCCCGAACGCGGAGATTGACCTGGAAGACAGTCACACGCGCGACGACCCGCGGATCCGACGCATCAAGCTGCCGCATACCCATATCAAGGTGATGCGCGATCTGATGTATTCAGACCATGTGCTGGCCCCGGCGCGCGACCTCATTGGCCCGGCATTGCGGCTGCACACAACCAAACTGAACATGAAGATGGGGGGCTACGGTGCCGCCGTCGAATGGCATCAGGATTTCGCCTTCTACCCCCATACCAATGACGATGTATTGGCGATTGCGGTGATCATAGACGACATGGCCAGCGAGAACGGCCCGCTGATGGTGTTTCCTGGCTCGCACAAACACCCGATTAACAACCACCATGTGGACGGGGTGTTTGCCGGGGCCATGGACCTGGAGGCTTGCGGCTACGACATCAAGGACGCGGTTGAGCTGACCGGGCCTGCAGGGTCCATTTCAATTCATCACGGGCGCATCGTGCACGGCTCGGCCCTCAATGTCAGCGACCGGGACCGGCGGCTTCTGTTTTACGAGATGATGGCCGCGGATGCGTTCCCGATCATGGGGTCGATGACCAAATGGAACGGGATTGAGGATTACAACACACGGTTGCTTTGTGGTGATCCGGTGCTGGAGCCTCGCGTGGCCTCCATCGGCGCGCGCATACCCGCCCCGTTGCCCACCGAAGAGTTCACGATTTACGAAGTGCAAAAGCAGCTCAAGAACCGCAGTTTTGGAGTCGTGGAGTGA
- a CDS encoding FAD-binding oxidoreductase has protein sequence MKVGIIGRGLMGSAAARHLAKAGADVTLIGPSEPADKRSHRGAFGSHYDEGRITRHNASNPFWVEVSKASIARYEEIEEEGGVAFFAEVGALMAGGDAWMARVDAAAAAHGVESHALDSGGLAETFPFFEFPGGYSGAYERRRAGHVSPRRLVAAQTAAATRHGATLVETEVRSVTEGGAVETSQGRISFDQILVTAGGWTDAILGRPAMLDVYARTVALFEIDAGEAARLKSMPSLVWEAPEDPYLLPPIMYPDGKTYVKLGGDPEDVRLDGPQAVGDWFRSGGNADVRDRLEEMIRALMPSLDIRSVTMDACVTSWTPDRMPEIRRLGERVAVCTGGNGAGAKCSDELGRRGAALVGEKIGVAV, from the coding sequence GTGAAGGTAGGCATTATCGGTCGCGGGCTGATGGGCTCTGCCGCCGCGCGGCATCTGGCCAAGGCGGGCGCCGATGTAACCTTGATTGGCCCGTCGGAGCCTGCGGACAAACGCAGCCATCGAGGTGCGTTCGGATCGCATTATGACGAGGGCCGGATTACGCGGCACAACGCCTCCAATCCGTTTTGGGTGGAGGTGTCGAAAGCCTCGATTGCGCGCTACGAGGAGATTGAGGAGGAGGGCGGCGTGGCGTTCTTCGCGGAAGTGGGCGCGCTGATGGCGGGGGGCGACGCGTGGATGGCGCGTGTAGATGCGGCGGCTGCTGCGCATGGGGTGGAAAGCCATGCATTGGACAGCGGCGGGCTTGCAGAGACCTTCCCATTTTTCGAGTTTCCCGGCGGGTATTCCGGAGCCTATGAGCGCCGCCGCGCCGGCCATGTCAGTCCACGCCGATTGGTCGCCGCGCAAACGGCAGCTGCCACGCGGCACGGGGCGACGCTGGTGGAGACCGAAGTCCGCAGCGTCACTGAGGGCGGCGCGGTCGAGACCAGCCAGGGCCGGATAAGCTTTGACCAAATACTGGTCACTGCAGGTGGCTGGACGGATGCAATATTGGGGAGGCCCGCGATGCTGGATGTATATGCCCGCACTGTCGCCCTGTTTGAGATTGATGCGGGCGAGGCGGCACGGCTCAAAAGCATGCCCTCACTGGTCTGGGAAGCGCCGGAGGACCCGTATTTGCTGCCACCAATCATGTACCCGGATGGCAAAACCTATGTGAAATTGGGCGGCGACCCCGAGGATGTGCGGCTGGACGGGCCGCAGGCTGTGGGCGACTGGTTCCGCTCTGGCGGCAACGCGGATGTGCGCGACCGGCTGGAAGAAATGATCCGCGCGTTGATGCCCTCGCTGGACATTCGGAGCGTAACCATGGATGCGTGTGTGACCAGCTGGACGCCCGACCGGATGCCGGAAATCCGGCGACTGGGGGAGCGCGTCGCGGTGTGCACCGGCGGCAACGGCGCGGGCGCAAAATGTTCTGACGAATTGGGCCGACGCGGTGCTGCGCTGGTCGGCGAAAAAATAGGAGTGGCGGTATGA
- a CDS encoding NAD(P)-dependent oxidoreductase, translated as MSEIGFIGLGLMGDAMVQCLQKKGHALTVMANVSRGNVEAAVGRGAVEVGTAREVAAASDIVMLCMGTSDQVESRMNGPDGVIAGLRDGAVVIDFGTSLPGSTRALGDAVAAAGGTYLDAPLGRTPAHAVDGLLNIMCSGDKAAFEKVKPVLEDLGENVFHLGALGSGHTIKLINNFFGMTVANAMAEAFAMADAQGVERKAIYDVMSAGPLHSGMMDFVSAYGVEGDPNKLEFAIKNAAKDVGYYAQMADDAGVDSIMSQSTLKALQTARDEGRGDDMVSQMVDFYAKRFNG; from the coding sequence ATGAGTGAGATCGGATTTATCGGGCTGGGCCTGATGGGCGACGCGATGGTTCAGTGTTTGCAGAAAAAAGGCCATGCGCTGACGGTGATGGCAAATGTGTCACGCGGCAACGTGGAGGCCGCCGTTGGACGCGGCGCGGTCGAGGTCGGAACTGCCCGCGAGGTTGCCGCTGCCAGCGACATTGTGATGCTGTGTATGGGGACCTCGGATCAGGTGGAAAGCCGGATGAATGGCCCCGACGGGGTGATTGCGGGACTGCGCGACGGCGCTGTGGTCATTGATTTCGGCACCTCGTTGCCGGGCTCCACCCGCGCGCTGGGCGACGCCGTGGCGGCCGCCGGCGGCACCTATCTGGACGCGCCTTTGGGGCGGACGCCGGCCCATGCGGTTGACGGATTGCTGAACATCATGTGTTCGGGCGATAAGGCGGCGTTTGAAAAAGTGAAGCCGGTGTTGGAGGACTTGGGCGAGAACGTCTTCCACCTGGGCGCGCTGGGCTCGGGCCACACCATCAAGTTGATCAACAACTTCTTCGGCATGACCGTGGCCAATGCCATGGCCGAGGCCTTCGCCATGGCCGACGCCCAAGGGGTGGAGCGCAAGGCGATTTACGACGTGATGAGCGCCGGGCCGTTGCATTCGGGGATGATGGATTTCGTGTCCGCCTACGGGGTTGAGGGTGACCCCAACAAGCTGGAATTTGCGATCAAGAACGCGGCCAAAGACGTGGGATACTACGCCCAAATGGCCGACGACGCGGGCGTCGACAGCATCATGTCGCAATCGACGCTGAAGGCGCTGCAGACGGCCCGCGACGAGGGGCGCGGCGACGACATGGTCAGCCAGATGGTAGATTTCTACGCCAAACGATTTAACGGCTAA
- a CDS encoding DMT family transporter, producing the protein MSKVAILATEDRAQLGIAMMLGAWFFFSLIDTSVKWLVLAGLPALQLAFMRYFAHFFISTALVLRGGADLERFKTDKPGWVVFRAYLLTSSTALNFIALLYLPLTVTGAIMFTSPILVCLLGWPLLGERAGPWRVFGICMGFVGVLVVMRPFGAEFHWAMLLSVHNAFALALYSIITRKLSGVVSTETMQFYMGAFGTAALLPFAVWQWVNPATAFDWVIMFLLGIWGWAGHEILTRAHRYAAANTLMPYTYSFLIFLTAWSYLIWGHIPDFYTVLGAAIIIASGLLIWARERRRQPV; encoded by the coding sequence GTGTCAAAGGTCGCCATTCTTGCGACCGAGGACCGCGCGCAGCTGGGCATCGCCATGATGCTGGGCGCGTGGTTCTTCTTCTCGCTGATTGACACGTCGGTAAAGTGGCTGGTTTTGGCGGGGCTGCCCGCGCTGCAGCTGGCCTTCATGCGGTACTTCGCGCATTTCTTCATCTCCACAGCGCTGGTTTTGCGGGGCGGGGCGGATTTGGAGCGGTTCAAGACCGACAAGCCGGGATGGGTGGTGTTCCGCGCCTACCTGCTGACCTCGTCGACCGCGCTGAATTTCATCGCGCTGCTGTACCTGCCGTTGACCGTCACCGGCGCGATCATGTTCACCTCGCCAATCCTGGTGTGCTTGCTGGGCTGGCCGTTGCTGGGCGAACGTGCGGGGCCGTGGCGGGTGTTCGGCATTTGCATGGGGTTTGTGGGCGTATTGGTGGTGATGCGGCCCTTTGGGGCAGAGTTTCACTGGGCGATGCTGCTTTCGGTTCACAACGCCTTCGCCTTGGCGCTGTATTCGATCATCACCCGCAAGCTGTCGGGGGTGGTCTCGACCGAAACGATGCAGTTCTACATGGGGGCGTTTGGCACCGCGGCGCTGCTGCCCTTTGCTGTGTGGCAATGGGTCAATCCGGCCACGGCGTTTGACTGGGTGATCATGTTCCTGCTGGGCATCTGGGGCTGGGCGGGTCACGAAATTCTGACGCGCGCGCACCGGTATGCGGCGGCCAACACGTTGATGCCCTACACCTACTCGTTTCTGATCTTCCTGACCGCGTGGAGCTACCTGATCTGGGGGCATATCCCTGATTTTTACACGGTGCTTGGGGCTGCGATCATCATTGCGTCAGGCCTGCTGATCTGGGCCCGGGAGCGGCGGCGTCAGCCGGTGTAG
- a CDS encoding mannitol dehydrogenase family protein, whose amino-acid sequence MTEILHFGIGNFHRAHQAWYTHHANLAAGEDWSIIGVSLRSPAMRDTLNPQGFDYTLAIRDAAGETLDRISVLDDILFADPNDTTAQEAVLNAAIKADIITLTVTEKGYHLGPDGQLDLDHAAIRADLAGTPTTVYSYLFHALQKRDAPVTIISCDNLSANGDSLSTALDRFAGAMGKKNWPETSFPNTMVDRITPATTDALRNHVANKDMRCASPVETETFCEWVIEDRFVTPRPAWDKVGAQIVTDATPYELRKLRLLNGAHSALAYAGTLAGFEYVHQAIAEPELRALVNGIFDEASATLPSGIETENYRAALLDRFANPALKHRLRQIAMDGTLKLPVRLLGTIEAHDGRAPWCRKAVEAWMDFAISETWAGSVVDDPKSADIKAACTGETPKADLAKLIGYTG is encoded by the coding sequence ATGACCGAAATTCTGCATTTCGGCATCGGCAATTTTCATCGCGCCCATCAGGCGTGGTACACCCATCACGCCAACCTTGCAGCAGGCGAAGACTGGTCCATAATAGGCGTCTCCCTGCGCAGCCCTGCCATGCGCGACACGCTCAACCCGCAAGGGTTCGACTACACGCTCGCTATCCGTGATGCCGCAGGCGAAACGCTCGACCGTATCTCCGTGCTGGACGATATCCTCTTCGCCGACCCAAATGACACAACCGCGCAAGAGGCAGTGTTGAATGCCGCGATCAAGGCCGACATCATCACGCTTACAGTCACCGAAAAGGGCTACCATCTCGGCCCGGACGGCCAGCTTGACCTGGACCACGCCGCCATTCGGGCCGACCTCGCCGGGACGCCAACTACCGTCTATTCATACTTGTTTCACGCGCTGCAAAAGCGCGACGCCCCGGTCACGATCATCTCCTGCGACAACCTCTCTGCAAACGGGGACAGCTTAAGCACGGCTTTGGACCGCTTCGCAGGCGCGATGGGGAAGAAAAACTGGCCCGAAACAAGCTTTCCAAACACCATGGTCGATCGGATCACGCCAGCCACGACAGATGCGTTGCGCAACCATGTTGCAAACAAGGATATGCGCTGCGCCTCTCCCGTCGAGACCGAGACGTTCTGCGAATGGGTCATCGAAGACCGCTTCGTCACCCCGCGCCCGGCTTGGGACAAGGTTGGCGCGCAGATTGTCACTGACGCGACCCCCTACGAGCTGCGCAAGCTGCGGCTTTTGAACGGCGCGCATTCCGCGCTCGCCTATGCCGGTACGCTCGCGGGCTTTGAATATGTGCATCAGGCCATTGCAGAGCCTGAATTGCGCGCGCTGGTCAACGGTATCTTCGACGAGGCAAGCGCCACGCTGCCATCAGGCATCGAGACGGAGAACTACCGGGCCGCCCTGCTCGACCGCTTTGCCAACCCCGCACTGAAACACCGGCTGCGCCAGATCGCGATGGACGGCACACTGAAACTGCCAGTGCGCCTTCTGGGCACGATCGAGGCCCATGACGGCCGCGCGCCGTGGTGCCGCAAGGCGGTTGAGGCATGGATGGATTTCGCCATTTCCGAGACATGGGCGGGCAGCGTGGTGGACGACCCGAAATCCGCAGATATCAAGGCCGCCTGCACGGGCGAGACGCCCAAAGCAGACCTCGCAAAGCTAATTGGCTACACCGGCTGA
- the uxaC gene encoding glucuronate isomerase — MTELALTGLAAELYAPLRDLPIVSPHGHCDPVWFAQNTPFADPAALIITPDHYVFRMLYSQGVSLDALGIGQPAGSTDPRKVFQIFADNWHLFLGTPSRLWIADMLRGGFGITDALTSANAMDIYDRIDAALKTDAFRPRALFETMNLEVLATTDAATDPLTHHQAILDSGWRGRVVPTFRPDAVLDPSDPRFAAELTTLAQITDTDITTFEAYLNALRARRAFFKDLGATATDHAIETLQTDLCAPRFAAELFDKARKGEIDEYEAALFHGHMLTEMAQMSCEDGLVMQLHAGSRRNSNPAIFDTYGRDMGADIPVATDWVRGLEGLLNRCGNNPNFTLIAFTLDETTYARELAPMAGHWPCLKIGPPWWFHDSVAGIARYFDQVVETAGYQNLAGFNDDTRAFMSIPARHDVWRRCVALHLAGQVERGFFGKEDAAALARQLSYDLARDSYNLLLP; from the coding sequence ATGACAGAACTCGCCCTGACCGGCCTTGCCGCCGAGCTATACGCGCCGCTGCGCGACCTACCGATCGTGTCGCCCCATGGCCATTGTGATCCGGTCTGGTTCGCACAGAACACGCCCTTCGCTGACCCAGCCGCGCTGATCATCACGCCCGATCACTACGTGTTCCGCATGCTATATTCGCAAGGCGTCTCCCTGGATGCTCTGGGCATCGGCCAACCTGCCGGCAGCACCGACCCACGCAAGGTGTTCCAGATATTTGCAGACAATTGGCACCTGTTTCTGGGCACCCCCTCGCGGCTGTGGATCGCGGACATGTTGCGCGGTGGGTTCGGGATCACCGATGCGCTGACCAGCGCCAATGCCATGGACATCTACGACCGGATTGACGCCGCGCTGAAGACCGACGCGTTCCGCCCCCGCGCACTGTTTGAGACGATGAACCTGGAGGTACTGGCCACCACCGACGCCGCCACCGACCCGCTGACACATCATCAGGCCATTCTCGACAGCGGTTGGCGCGGCCGTGTCGTGCCAACCTTCCGGCCCGATGCGGTGTTGGACCCGTCCGATCCCCGCTTCGCGGCCGAGCTGACAACACTCGCCCAAATCACTGACACAGACATCACTACCTTTGAGGCCTATCTCAACGCCCTGCGCGCCCGCCGCGCCTTTTTCAAAGATCTTGGCGCCACGGCCACCGACCATGCCATCGAAACCCTGCAAACCGATCTGTGTGCCCCTCGCTTCGCGGCTGAACTATTCGACAAAGCGCGCAAGGGCGAAATTGATGAATACGAGGCTGCCCTTTTCCACGGCCACATGCTGACCGAGATGGCACAGATGTCTTGCGAGGACGGCTTGGTCATGCAGTTACATGCGGGCAGCAGGCGCAACTCCAACCCCGCAATCTTCGACACATATGGTCGCGATATGGGCGCCGACATTCCCGTCGCAACAGATTGGGTGCGCGGCCTCGAAGGGCTGTTGAACCGCTGCGGGAATAACCCGAATTTCACCCTTATTGCCTTCACATTGGACGAAACCACATATGCCCGCGAACTGGCACCCATGGCGGGCCACTGGCCCTGCCTGAAAATTGGCCCGCCCTGGTGGTTCCACGATTCCGTGGCAGGCATCGCGCGCTATTTTGATCAGGTGGTGGAAACTGCGGGCTACCAGAACCTCGCCGGTTTCAACGACGACACGCGGGCCTTCATGTCCATTCCCGCGCGCCATGATGTGTGGCGGCGCTGCGTGGCGCTCCATCTTGCTGGTCAGGTTGAGCGAGGCTTTTTCGGCAAGGAAGACGCCGCCGCGCTTGCGCGCCAGCTCAGCTATGATCTGGCGCGCGACAGCTACAACCTGCTGCTGCCATGA
- a CDS encoding Gfo/Idh/MocA family oxidoreductase — protein sequence MNAALIGTGMVADTHVLACRDSDKVALAGVCATSIASARRYADRLDAEYGLQVQAYDDVAAVADDPSVDFAIIATPPNARLDIVRALAEAGKPILMEKPLERNLEAATALVTLCDGRVPFGIVFQHRVREASIALLEKLPLLGPVQVVEITVPWWRDQSYYDAPGRGTYTQDGGGVLITQAIHTLDLALSLVGPVSSVQAFARTSASHEMEAEDFVSAGLEFANGAIGSLHASTASYPGGAEVITLHCAHASAVLGNGVLTLNWRDGRTEQVGARAATGGGADPMAFTHAWHQSIIEDFSEAVKHGRPPLVPGREALQVHALIDALTLSSKERKLIEVPHV from the coding sequence ATGAACGCAGCATTAATCGGAACCGGCATGGTGGCGGACACCCATGTTCTGGCTTGCCGCGACAGCGACAAGGTTGCATTGGCCGGCGTTTGCGCCACCTCGATCGCGTCGGCAAGGCGGTACGCTGACAGGCTGGACGCAGAGTATGGCTTGCAGGTTCAGGCCTATGATGATGTGGCCGCAGTTGCGGACGATCCCTCCGTAGACTTCGCCATCATCGCAACCCCTCCCAATGCCCGGCTTGATATCGTGCGTGCCCTGGCCGAGGCCGGGAAACCGATCCTTATGGAGAAGCCACTGGAAAGAAACCTGGAGGCGGCGACGGCGTTGGTTACGCTTTGCGATGGGCGGGTGCCGTTTGGCATCGTCTTTCAGCACCGCGTTCGGGAGGCGTCGATAGCGTTGCTTGAAAAGCTGCCCCTCCTGGGTCCAGTGCAGGTCGTGGAAATAACTGTGCCGTGGTGGCGAGACCAAAGCTACTATGACGCGCCGGGGCGTGGGACCTATACGCAGGATGGCGGGGGAGTGTTGATCACGCAGGCGATCCACACTCTGGATTTGGCGCTGTCCCTGGTCGGACCGGTTTCTTCAGTGCAGGCCTTCGCGCGAACCAGTGCCAGCCACGAGATGGAGGCCGAAGATTTCGTGTCCGCTGGCTTGGAATTCGCGAATGGTGCGATCGGCTCCTTGCACGCCAGTACAGCAAGTTACCCCGGCGGCGCTGAGGTGATCACCCTGCATTGTGCCCATGCAAGCGCTGTCCTGGGCAATGGCGTTTTGACGTTGAATTGGCGCGACGGGCGGACAGAGCAGGTCGGTGCCCGCGCCGCCACCGGTGGCGGCGCAGATCCGATGGCATTCACCCATGCCTGGCACCAATCGATCATCGAGGATTTTTCTGAAGCCGTGAAACATGGTCGACCTCCCTTGGTGCCGGGGCGTGAGGCGTTGCAGGTGCATGCGCTCATTGATGCGCTGACATTGTCTTCCAAAGAACGGAAATTGATTGAGGTTCCCCATGTCTGA
- a CDS encoding Gfo/Idh/MocA family oxidoreductase: protein MSDPLRIGIVGIDHRHIYGMAAEMVKVGCELVCWWTEGTPATQDGFLKRFPDLPRVGAAAEVIERDDIDLILLSGIPADRADQAIAAMRAGKDVMSDKPGCTTLGQLAAIKACVAETGRIWSIDFSERFEVPAVTRAAELVAEGAIGRVIQTVGIGPHRLNLNTRPDWFYQRDRFGGILTDIASHQIDQFLFFTGSTDAEVTLASTGNYGNPDTPDLQDFGQIVLHSDRGEGYIRVDWFTPDALPSWGDGRLMLLGTEGTIELRKYVDVGGAQGGDHLFLVNGSRCEGIDCKDAGLPYFARLADDIRKRTETAMPQAHAFKVMELAIKAQEMAEA, encoded by the coding sequence ATGTCTGACCCGCTTCGCATTGGCATTGTTGGGATTGACCACCGCCACATCTACGGAATGGCCGCCGAGATGGTGAAGGTGGGATGCGAGCTAGTGTGCTGGTGGACTGAAGGGACGCCCGCCACGCAGGACGGGTTTCTCAAGCGGTTTCCCGATCTGCCGAGGGTTGGAGCCGCCGCCGAGGTGATCGAGCGCGACGACATAGACCTAATCCTGCTTTCAGGCATCCCGGCGGACCGCGCAGATCAGGCGATCGCCGCCATGCGCGCAGGCAAGGACGTCATGAGCGACAAACCGGGCTGCACCACATTGGGTCAGTTGGCCGCGATCAAGGCCTGTGTGGCGGAAACGGGTCGCATTTGGTCGATTGATTTTTCCGAACGGTTCGAGGTGCCCGCGGTCACCCGCGCCGCCGAATTGGTGGCGGAAGGAGCCATTGGCCGGGTGATCCAAACCGTGGGCATCGGGCCGCATCGTTTGAACCTCAACACGCGGCCGGATTGGTTTTACCAGCGCGACCGGTTTGGTGGGATCCTGACGGATATTGCCTCGCATCAGATTGATCAGTTCCTGTTTTTCACCGGCTCCACGGACGCTGAGGTGACGCTGGCCAGCACCGGCAATTACGGTAACCCCGATACGCCGGATCTACAGGATTTCGGCCAAATAGTACTGCATAGCGACCGGGGCGAGGGGTATATCCGCGTGGACTGGTTCACGCCGGACGCTTTGCCCAGCTGGGGCGACGGGCGGTTAATGCTGCTGGGGACCGAGGGCACAATCGAGCTGCGCAAATACGTGGATGTTGGTGGCGCCCAAGGCGGTGATCATCTGTTTCTGGTCAATGGCAGCCGGTGCGAAGGGATTGACTGCAAAGACGCGGGGTTGCCGTATTTCGCGCGGCTGGCTGATGACATTCGCAAGCGAACCGAAACAGCGATGCCGCAGGCGCATGCGTTCAAGGTGATGGAGCTGGCGATCAAAGCGCAAGAGATGGCGGAAGCATGA
- a CDS encoding Gfo/Idh/MocA family oxidoreductase — MIRVGILGAGIGAEHLQGYRALPDLFEVVVICDLDEARAKDIAGGTPTTADAGVVFENPQIDLIDVCLPPHLHVPMSLRALEAGKSVICEKPIATSLKDVSVLEKAEAQSGGQIYPVFQYRFGRAMAQLQALGDAGLLGAPQMASLETHWARRADYYTVPWRGTWAGEKGGAVVGHAIHAHDLLSTLFGKVAQVSAVLDTRINLIETEDCAALTLKMRNGALATSSVTLGGADDKTRIKLIYEKLTATSGSKPYAPMDQDWAFQARDPENQAAIDAVVAAVPETGAGFTGYLAEVAAAMNGASNKAVRLADGRASIELITAIYASARSGGAPVTCPVGTDHPLYGGWQPLED; from the coding sequence ATGATCCGCGTCGGCATCCTTGGTGCGGGCATCGGGGCGGAGCATCTGCAGGGCTATCGCGCCTTGCCCGATCTGTTTGAGGTCGTCGTGATCTGTGATCTGGACGAGGCGCGCGCCAAAGACATCGCAGGCGGGACGCCAACGACTGCTGATGCGGGCGTGGTCTTTGAGAACCCGCAGATTGACCTGATTGACGTCTGCCTGCCGCCCCATCTGCATGTGCCCATGAGTCTTCGGGCGTTGGAGGCGGGCAAGTCGGTGATCTGCGAAAAGCCGATTGCGACGTCATTGAAAGACGTCTCAGTTCTGGAAAAGGCTGAGGCGCAGTCGGGCGGCCAAATATACCCTGTTTTCCAATACCGGTTTGGTCGCGCCATGGCGCAATTGCAGGCGTTGGGCGACGCCGGCCTGCTTGGCGCGCCGCAGATGGCCAGCCTGGAGACCCATTGGGCAAGGCGCGCGGATTACTACACGGTTCCGTGGCGCGGGACGTGGGCGGGGGAAAAGGGCGGCGCGGTGGTGGGCCACGCGATTCACGCGCATGACTTGTTGAGCACGCTGTTTGGCAAGGTTGCCCAAGTTTCAGCGGTGCTGGATACCCGGATCAACCTGATCGAGACCGAAGATTGCGCGGCGTTGACCCTCAAGATGAGAAATGGCGCACTTGCGACAAGCTCGGTCACTTTGGGCGGGGCAGACGACAAAACAAGGATCAAACTGATCTATGAAAAGCTGACCGCAACGAGTGGCTCCAAGCCCTACGCGCCGATGGATCAGGATTGGGCGTTTCAAGCGCGCGACCCTGAAAATCAGGCGGCGATTGACGCTGTGGTGGCAGCAGTGCCCGAAACGGGTGCGGGGTTCACAGGTTACTTGGCGGAGGTTGCCGCCGCGATGAATGGCGCGTCGAATAAGGCGGTGCGTTTGGCGGATGGTCGCGCCTCGATTGAGCTGATCACGGCAATCTACGCCTCCGCACGCTCTGGTGGTGCGCCGGTTACTTGCCCGGTCGGCACGGATCATCCACTTTATGGCGGCTGGCAGCCGTTGGAGGATTAA